The following proteins come from a genomic window of Clupea harengus chromosome 22, Ch_v2.0.2, whole genome shotgun sequence:
- the ppm1kb gene encoding protein phosphatase 1K, mitochondrial, protein MSTAVLLRLARSAGGPQLCHRAARQIACAQQQESPRRALSTSSMPLSSNSRFDPDSSGQPTTWDSFGIWDNRIDEPILLPPSIRYGKLIPKVSLSKVGCASLIGQRKENEDRYQLSQMTDNIMYFAVFDGHGGPEAADFCYKFMAKYIKDLVGGEENLEVVLTKAFLEVDKALARHLHFSPDATPGTTATVALLRDGIELVVGSVGDSRAMLCRKGKALKLTVDHTPERKDEKERIRKSGGFVTWNSLGQPHVNGRLAMTRSIGDFDLKNMGVIAEPETKRVTLHHVHDSFLALTTDGINFIMNSQEICDIINQCHDPKEAAQRISEQAIQYGSEDNSTLIVVPFGAWGKHQSSDASYSFSRSFVSSGRWA, encoded by the exons ATGTCCACAGCTGTACTCCTTCGCCTGGCTAGGTCTGCAGGAGGGCCCCAGCTATGCCATCGTGCCGCCCGGCAGATTGCCTGTGCCCAGCAGCAGGAGAGCCCGCGGCGGGCATTAAGCACCTCCAGCATGCCACTGTCCAGCAACTCTCGCTTTGACCCAGACAGCAGTGGCCAACCCACTACCTGGGACTCGTTTGGCATCTGGGATAACCGCATTGATGAGCCCATCTTGCTGCCGCCCAGCATCCGCTATGGCAAGCTCATCCCAAAGGTGAGCCTGTCTAAGGTGGGCTGTGCCTCGCTCATTGGCCAGAGGAAGGAGAATGAGGATCGCTACCAGCTCTCGCAGATGACTGACAACATCATGTACTTTGCTGTGTTCGATGGCCACGGCGGGCCCGAGGCAGCCGACTTCTGTTACAAGTTTATGGCAAAGTACATCAA AGATCTTGTTGGTGGAGAGGAGAACTTGGAAGTGGTTTTAACCAAAGCATTCCTGGAAGTAGATAAAGCCTTAGCAAGGCATCTTCACTTCTCCCCAGATG CCACTCCGGGCACCACGGCAACTGTGGCGTTGTTAAGAGATGGCATCGAGCTGGTGGTTGGCAGTGTGGGTGATAGTCGGGCAATGCTGTGCCGTAAGGGCAAGGCCCTCAAGCTCACGGTGGACCACACGCCGGAAAGGAAGGACGAGAAAGAGAG GATTCGTAAGAGTGGGGGCTTTGTGACCTGGAACAGTCTGGGGCAGCCGCACGTCAACGGCAGGCTAGCCATGACCCGCAGCATAGGCGACTTTGACCTCAAGAACATGGGGGTCATCGCTGAGCCCGAGACCAAGCGTGTAACG CTGCATCATGTCCACGACTCCTTCCTGGCACTCACCACTGACGGCATCAACTTCATTATGAACAGCCAGGAGATCTGCGACATCATCAACCAGTGTCACGACCCCAAAGAAGCAGCCCAGAGAATCTCTGAGCAG GCAATACAGTACGGCTCAGAGGACAACAGCACCCTAATTGTAGTGCCGTTTGGCGCCTGGGGAAAACACCAGAGCTCCGACGCCAGCTACTCCTTCAGCCGAAGCTTTGTGTCCAGTGGCCGCTGGGCttaa